The Chlorogloeopsis sp. ULAP01 genome has a segment encoding these proteins:
- the pntA gene encoding Re/Si-specific NAD(P)(+) transhydrogenase subunit alpha, with translation MKVGIPKEVYPGECRVAATPETAKHLTKLGFDVLVEKSAGESANFTNEAYTQANCKIVPDAPTLWAEADIVLKVRPPQLHPELGKDETELLREGGTLIGFMWPAQNSDLLEKLAVRKATVLSMDAVPRITRAQKMDALSSMANLAGYRAVIEAANHFGRFFNGQITAAGKVPPAKVLIIGAGVAGLAAIGTARSLGAIVRAFDTRLVVKEQVESLGAEFLELNFAEDGSGEGGYAKVMSDEFIKAEMELFAAQAKEVDIIITTALIPGKRAPVLVTQEMVESMKEGSVIVDLAAEQGGNCACTHPDEVYRYKGVTIVGLTDLPSRMAQQASQLYSTNLCHFLEEMGGANNYRVDLENEVIRGALVTHAGEITWPAPKPVQKDTEIKGQGDTGTRRHGDKEKESAVVAAPSTPSVLSSPVPSSSVSSSSKSSTDLWLLLVGLALLGIGISAPPSFLSHFTVFVLACFVGWQVIWNVKPALHTPLMSVTNAISGIIIIGGMLQISGASSSSTTILGAIAILVGTINISGGFLVTQRMLKMFQK, from the coding sequence ATGAAAGTTGGTATCCCAAAGGAAGTTTACCCTGGTGAATGTCGCGTGGCAGCCACACCAGAGACAGCCAAGCATCTGACGAAGCTTGGCTTTGATGTGCTGGTCGAAAAAAGTGCGGGCGAAAGCGCAAACTTTACAAACGAGGCTTATACACAGGCTAATTGCAAAATTGTCCCGGATGCTCCTACCCTATGGGCAGAGGCAGATATTGTACTGAAGGTTCGTCCACCGCAGTTACACCCAGAGTTAGGAAAGGATGAAACTGAACTGCTCAGGGAGGGAGGAACGCTGATTGGCTTTATGTGGCCAGCTCAAAACTCGGATTTACTTGAAAAATTGGCAGTACGTAAGGCTACAGTTTTATCAATGGATGCGGTGCCACGCATTACCAGGGCGCAAAAAATGGATGCCCTAAGTTCAATGGCAAATCTAGCTGGCTATCGAGCTGTAATAGAGGCTGCTAACCATTTTGGCCGCTTCTTTAATGGACAAATTACAGCAGCAGGAAAAGTGCCACCTGCGAAGGTGCTGATTATTGGTGCTGGTGTAGCTGGATTGGCAGCGATCGGAACTGCAAGAAGTTTAGGTGCAATTGTTCGTGCTTTTGATACACGTCTAGTAGTTAAGGAGCAGGTAGAGAGTCTAGGCGCAGAGTTTTTAGAACTTAACTTTGCAGAAGACGGTTCGGGTGAAGGTGGCTACGCCAAGGTAATGAGTGACGAATTTATCAAAGCTGAAATGGAGCTGTTCGCCGCTCAAGCCAAAGAAGTTGACATTATTATCACGACGGCACTAATCCCTGGAAAAAGAGCACCTGTACTAGTTACGCAGGAAATGGTTGAGAGTATGAAGGAGGGATCGGTAATTGTCGATCTCGCGGCAGAGCAAGGTGGTAATTGTGCCTGTACACATCCTGATGAAGTTTACCGTTACAAGGGTGTGACAATTGTAGGGCTTACCGATCTGCCCAGTCGTATGGCTCAACAGGCAAGCCAGCTTTATAGTACTAATCTTTGCCATTTCCTCGAAGAAATGGGTGGAGCTAACAACTACAGAGTCGATCTTGAAAATGAGGTGATTCGGGGTGCCTTAGTAACTCACGCTGGGGAAATTACTTGGCCAGCACCAAAGCCTGTACAAAAAGATACGGAGATAAAGGGACAAGGAGACACGGGGACAAGGAGACACGGGGACAAGGAGAAAGAGTCTGCTGTTGTTGCTGCGCCCTCAACTCCATCTGTTTTATCCTCTCCAGTTCCGAGCTCTTCAGTTTCCAGTTCCTCGAAGAGTAGCACTGACTTATGGCTGCTTCTAGTTGGCTTGGCTCTCCTTGGTATTGGTATCAGCGCGCCTCCTTCATTTCTGTCTCACTTTACTGTATTTGTCCTTGCCTGCTTTGTTGGCTGGCAAGTAATCTGGAACGTTAAGCCTGCTCTGCATACGCCGCTCATGAGTGTCACCAATGCTATTAGCGGCATCATCATTATTGGTGGAATGCTCCAAATTTCTGGTGCATCAAGCTCATCGACTACCATCCTTGGTGCGATCGCTATCCTGGTTGGGACAATCAACATTTCCGGTGGTTTTTTAGTCACCCAACGCATGCTCAAGATGTTCCAAAAGTAA
- the cbiE gene encoding precorrin-6y C5,15-methyltransferase (decarboxylating) subunit CbiE gives MTKIHVVGIGLDGAAGLTQKVRQLVEKATLLVGSDRHLSYFPNHLAQRLVLKDFTEAIQEIRHLLAIGTEGIVVLVSGDPLFFGLGRLLLSELPPKTLTFHPHLSSVQLAFNRIQVPWQDARVISAHGRSVDELVQALQQGVEKIAVLTDGKNTPGAIACLVESLNLPSQYQFWVCENLGGNNERIIETGNFASVQNQDFAPLNVVVLLRQEHSQKLDLEKLPYFGIPDDYFLCFSDRPGLMTKREVRTLVLAELALRPGQIIWDIGAGTGSVSIEIARLFPTSKVYAIEKTTAGSSLIARNCERFQVQNVISIHGSAPEVLESLEGKCDRIFIGGSGGNLTAIVDTCAVRLNPQGVIVLALATLEHLNTALLWFKAHSWEYQLLQVQLSRSVPIGQLTRFAPLNPVTIVNAKYPS, from the coding sequence ATGACTAAAATTCATGTTGTGGGAATTGGCTTAGATGGAGCAGCTGGGTTAACCCAAAAGGTCAGACAATTAGTTGAAAAAGCTACATTGCTTGTGGGTAGTGATCGCCACTTGAGTTATTTTCCCAACCACCTAGCCCAACGTCTAGTCCTCAAAGATTTTACTGAGGCAATTCAGGAAATCCGTCATTTGTTGGCAATAGGCACTGAGGGTATTGTCGTTCTGGTTTCTGGAGATCCGTTGTTTTTTGGGTTAGGGCGGTTGCTGTTGTCGGAACTTCCCCCAAAAACACTGACATTTCATCCTCATCTAAGTTCAGTACAGCTTGCTTTTAATCGCATTCAAGTTCCTTGGCAAGACGCCCGTGTGATTAGCGCCCACGGGCGTTCTGTTGATGAATTAGTGCAAGCGTTGCAACAAGGAGTAGAAAAAATTGCCGTACTCACAGATGGTAAGAATACTCCCGGTGCGATCGCCTGCTTGGTAGAATCTTTAAATTTGCCCAGTCAATATCAATTTTGGGTTTGTGAAAATTTAGGTGGAAATAACGAGCGGATTATAGAGACGGGTAATTTTGCATCTGTACAAAATCAGGATTTTGCCCCTCTAAATGTAGTTGTATTACTACGTCAAGAGCATTCTCAAAAGTTAGATTTGGAAAAATTACCCTACTTTGGCATCCCAGATGATTACTTTCTATGTTTTAGCGATCGCCCTGGTTTAATGACAAAGCGGGAAGTCCGAACTTTAGTTTTAGCAGAACTAGCGCTGCGTCCTGGACAAATTATCTGGGATATTGGCGCGGGAACTGGTTCTGTCTCAATTGAAATTGCCCGTTTATTCCCCACTTCAAAAGTCTATGCCATTGAAAAAACTACTGCGGGCAGTTCATTAATTGCACGTAATTGCGAACGTTTCCAAGTTCAAAACGTTATATCTATTCACGGCAGCGCACCAGAAGTATTAGAGAGCTTGGAAGGTAAATGCGATCGCATTTTTATTGGTGGTAGCGGCGGTAATTTAACTGCAATTGTTGATACTTGTGCTGTGAGGTTAAATCCTCAAGGAGTCATAGTTCTAGCTTTAGCAACATTAGAACATCTCAACACTGCCTTATTATGGTTCAAAGCTCACTCTTGGGAGTATCAGTTATTGCAAGTACAGTTATCTCGCTCTGTACCAATAGGACAGCTAACACGTTTTGCACCACTAAATCCAGTAACAATTGTTAATGCAAAGTATCCAAGTTAG
- a CDS encoding geranylgeranyl reductase family protein — MYDCIIVGAGPAGGTSAYHLAKRGRSVLILEKESLPRYKPCGGGVSPSIAEWFDFDFSPAISIKANTIRCTWKMGDPVEAELKTPEPVWMVRRDVFDYFLIQQAQKQGAELKDNVEVTGIEFQSDRWQVNTANGSFTGRYLIAADGAKGPMAKWLGFKERKRRLAGALEAEAPAQVENGHIAHFEFGMVKNGYLWNFPKADGYSIGVGTFIGGEPQDFKKILDEYGNSFGLDVKTCKQYGHALCLWNGEQKLHTDNAILAGEAACVVDPFTAEGIRPSIFTGLKAAEAIDKAVGGDINALEKYSDVINEEWGTDMAWAQKLAGLFYRFPGVGYKVGVKRPSAPQMMGKILCGQLRYGDVAGRAIKRLTPFGG; from the coding sequence ATGTACGACTGCATTATCGTCGGCGCGGGGCCAGCTGGTGGAACATCTGCATATCACTTAGCAAAGCGAGGACGCTCTGTATTAATTCTGGAAAAGGAGTCTCTGCCCAGATATAAACCTTGTGGCGGTGGAGTGTCGCCAAGCATAGCTGAGTGGTTTGACTTTGACTTCAGCCCAGCAATTTCGATTAAAGCAAACACAATTCGCTGCACGTGGAAAATGGGCGATCCGGTGGAAGCTGAACTCAAAACCCCCGAACCAGTGTGGATGGTACGACGGGATGTTTTCGATTACTTCTTAATTCAGCAAGCCCAGAAACAAGGTGCAGAACTAAAAGATAATGTAGAAGTTACGGGCATTGAATTTCAAAGCGATCGCTGGCAAGTAAATACTGCTAACGGTTCATTTACAGGCAGATATTTGATTGCTGCTGATGGTGCAAAAGGCCCTATGGCAAAATGGCTGGGCTTCAAAGAACGCAAACGCCGTTTAGCTGGAGCTTTAGAAGCTGAAGCACCAGCTCAGGTAGAAAACGGCCATATCGCCCACTTTGAATTTGGCATGGTGAAAAATGGCTACCTGTGGAACTTCCCGAAGGCAGATGGATATTCCATTGGTGTTGGTACTTTTATCGGTGGTGAACCACAAGATTTTAAGAAAATTTTGGATGAATATGGCAACTCGTTTGGGTTGGATGTGAAAACCTGCAAACAGTACGGACATGCCCTCTGCCTTTGGAATGGCGAGCAAAAATTGCACACTGACAATGCTATTTTGGCAGGAGAAGCAGCTTGTGTTGTCGATCCATTTACCGCAGAAGGTATTCGTCCTTCTATTTTTACTGGTTTAAAAGCAGCAGAGGCGATTGACAAAGCTGTGGGTGGCGATATCAATGCCCTAGAAAAATACTCTGATGTTATCAATGAGGAATGGGGTACTGATATGGCTTGGGCGCAAAAATTAGCCGGGCTATTTTATCGTTTTCCTGGAGTTGGCTACAAAGTTGGTGTCAAGCGCCCGTCTGCACCCCAAATGATGGGTAAAATCCTGTGTGGACAGTTGCGCTACGGAGATGTTGCCGGTCGTGCCATCAAGCGCTTAACTCCTTTTGGTGGTTAG
- the frr gene encoding ribosome recycling factor has protein sequence MKLAEAESTMQKTVEATQRAFNTIRTGRANASLLDKVTVEYYGSPTPLKSLANISTPDATTILIQPYDRSTLNMVEKAISMSDVGLTPNNDGSVIRLNIPPLTSDRRKELVKIAAKYAEEGRVAIRNIRRDALDTIRKMEKNSEITEDEARDQQDKLQKLTDKYTGKINELLAEKEKDITTV, from the coding sequence GTGAAATTAGCTGAAGCTGAGAGTACGATGCAAAAGACTGTTGAGGCGACTCAACGAGCTTTTAACACAATTCGCACTGGTCGCGCTAACGCGAGTTTACTAGATAAGGTAACGGTAGAGTATTACGGTTCGCCTACACCCTTAAAGTCTCTGGCAAATATTAGCACGCCGGATGCTACGACAATTTTGATTCAGCCCTATGATCGCAGTACCTTGAATATGGTCGAAAAGGCGATTTCGATGTCGGATGTGGGGTTAACGCCCAATAATGATGGTTCTGTGATCCGGCTGAATATTCCGCCTTTGACGAGCGATCGCCGCAAAGAATTAGTCAAAATTGCTGCGAAGTACGCTGAAGAAGGACGCGTCGCAATTCGTAACATCCGCCGTGATGCTCTAGACACTATCCGCAAAATGGAAAAAAATTCGGAAATAACAGAAGATGAAGCACGTGATCAGCAAGATAAATTACAAAAACTAACGGACAAATACACTGGCAAAATCAACGAACTGCTAGCAGAAAAAGAAAAAGACATCACAACTGTCTAA
- the pyrH gene encoding UMP kinase → MGTHYRRVLLKLSGEALMGNMGYGIDPEVVKEIAQEVAEVVATGVQMAIVVGGGNIFRGVKAASAGMDRATADYIGMIATVMNAMTLQDSLERIGVQTRVQTAIAMQELAEPYIRRRAIRHLEKGRVVIFGAGSGNPFFTTDTTAALRAAEIEAEVIFKATKVDGIYDADPHIYPDAKRYNTLTYGHVLAKDLRVMDSTAIALCKENNIPILVFDLTVRGNIRRAVMGESIGTLVGGSCEIS, encoded by the coding sequence ATGGGAACACATTACCGGCGGGTTTTACTTAAACTAAGCGGTGAAGCCTTAATGGGCAACATGGGCTATGGAATTGATCCAGAAGTGGTGAAAGAAATAGCACAAGAAGTAGCAGAAGTAGTAGCTACTGGTGTTCAGATGGCCATCGTCGTTGGCGGGGGTAATATATTTCGTGGCGTCAAAGCCGCGTCGGCGGGGATGGATAGAGCAACCGCTGACTACATTGGAATGATTGCCACGGTAATGAATGCCATGACGCTGCAAGATTCGCTCGAACGAATCGGAGTACAAACGCGAGTCCAAACCGCGATCGCCATGCAGGAATTAGCTGAACCTTATATTCGCCGTCGTGCCATCCGTCATCTAGAAAAGGGACGGGTGGTAATTTTTGGTGCGGGTTCTGGCAATCCTTTTTTCACTACTGATACGACTGCGGCTTTAAGAGCTGCGGAAATTGAAGCTGAGGTGATTTTCAAAGCCACAAAAGTAGACGGAATCTACGATGCCGATCCACATATTTACCCTGATGCCAAACGCTACAATACTCTGACATATGGTCATGTTTTGGCGAAAGATCTGCGGGTAATGGACAGTACCGCGATAGCCTTATGTAAGGAGAATAATATCCCTATTCTCGTCTTTGACTTAACTGTGCGGGGTAATATCCGCCGAGCAGTCATGGGAGAATCGATCGGCACCCTTGTGGGAGGTTCTTGTGAAATTAGCTGA
- a CDS encoding thioredoxin family protein yields the protein MNVLETIDTPVGSYAPDFELPGIDKQVHHLRRYLESFRAVGVILMSNHCPYVKLYVERLKSIQTEFSKQGFTLIGVNGNDASQLPVESFENMQTFAAARQLNFPYLWDSTQDVTRSFGASKTPMAFLIDKEGILRYKGLIDDYPQDPLAVKKHFLKAAIASVVQGKEIFPKETEPVGSALVWRD from the coding sequence ATGAATGTACTAGAAACAATAGATACTCCGGTGGGAAGTTACGCACCAGATTTTGAATTGCCAGGAATTGACAAACAAGTACATCATCTTCGCCGTTATTTAGAATCGTTCCGGGCAGTTGGCGTCATTTTGATGTCTAATCATTGTCCTTATGTAAAGTTATATGTAGAAAGGCTGAAGAGCATTCAAACTGAGTTTTCCAAACAAGGTTTTACGCTGATTGGTGTGAATGGCAATGATGCCAGTCAGTTACCCGTGGAAAGCTTTGAAAATATGCAAACTTTTGCAGCAGCTCGTCAGTTAAACTTCCCCTACCTTTGGGATTCAACTCAAGATGTAACTCGCAGCTTTGGAGCCAGCAAAACACCAATGGCTTTCTTGATAGATAAAGAGGGTATTTTACGCTACAAAGGGTTAATTGACGATTATCCCCAAGACCCGTTAGCTGTGAAAAAACATTTTTTAAAGGCAGCGATCGCTTCTGTTGTCCAAGGCAAAGAAATTTTTCCAAAAGAAACTGAACCCGTAGGTAGTGCTTTAGTGTGGCGTGACTAG
- a CDS encoding alpha/beta fold hydrolase translates to MTTSISTTALTSTKTWNWQGFSICYQSQGNTGPAIVLVHGFGASWWHWRNNIPVLAENFRVYAIDLIGFGASAKPKPGENIAYTIETWGQQVADFCREVVGEPAFLVANSIGCIVAMQAAVSNPEIALGVALLNCSLRLLHDRKRHTLPWHRRLGAPLLQRILSFKPIGEFFFDQVAKPKTVRKILLKAYANSTAVTEELVDILTAPASDPGAAAVFLAFTSYSQGPLPEDLLPQLPCPAIILWGTADPWEPIELGRELANFPQVQKFIPLEGVGHCPQDEAPELVNLILQDWIWERTRCG, encoded by the coding sequence ATGACTACTTCCATTTCTACCACAGCGTTAACCTCAACAAAAACCTGGAATTGGCAAGGTTTCTCTATCTGCTATCAATCCCAAGGAAACACTGGCCCAGCTATTGTTTTAGTGCATGGCTTTGGAGCTTCATGGTGGCATTGGCGTAACAATATTCCGGTGCTGGCAGAAAATTTCCGCGTTTATGCGATTGATTTGATTGGCTTTGGTGCTTCGGCTAAACCCAAACCCGGTGAAAATATTGCCTATACAATTGAAACTTGGGGACAACAGGTAGCAGATTTTTGCCGTGAAGTGGTGGGTGAACCAGCTTTTTTAGTCGCTAACTCTATTGGCTGTATTGTTGCTATGCAGGCAGCAGTGAGTAATCCTGAGATTGCCTTGGGAGTGGCATTGCTCAACTGTTCTCTGCGCTTATTACACGATCGCAAACGCCACACATTACCTTGGCATCGTCGCTTGGGAGCACCCCTATTGCAACGCATTTTATCTTTTAAACCCATAGGTGAGTTTTTCTTTGATCAAGTTGCCAAACCGAAAACAGTACGAAAGATTCTTCTCAAAGCCTATGCAAACTCAACAGCTGTGACAGAAGAGTTGGTAGACATCCTGACAGCACCAGCTAGCGATCCAGGAGCAGCAGCTGTATTTCTCGCCTTTACCTCCTATTCTCAAGGCCCCTTGCCAGAAGACCTTTTGCCTCAACTGCCGTGTCCGGCAATTATCTTGTGGGGAACAGCCGATCCTTGGGAGCCAATAGAGCTAGGCAGAGAATTAGCCAATTTTCCCCAAGTACAAAAGTTCATACCTTTGGAAGGTGTAGGACATTGTCCTCAAGATGAAGCTCCTGAATTAGTAAATTTAATATTACAAGACTGGATATGGGAACGTACTAGGTGTGGATAA
- a CDS encoding LCP family protein, giving the protein MTIHRRSAQGNPSARPSKPNSRSIRNPKSGRWVWFWVGMSGIAMVSATAGALLAVSLTSTPLMQANLSAEEAAIFDSDRISGGGLRFSELTRPVNILVMGMSVLPSDVQNAPEETKNLGYLPQVNSFDGLADVMLLIRFDPEKKKLAMLSIPRDTRVEIEGQGMKKINSTNIQGGPALTAKTVSNLLDGVGIDRYIRINVLGVAKLIDALGGVTVYVPRDMKYQDDSQHLYINLKKGEQHLNGEQALQLLRFRHDENGDIGRIQRQQMVIRALIDQSLNPTTLTQLPKVLNVVKEHIDTNLTVEELLALVGFGARTNRSNMQMLMLPGRFSGKDEFEASYWIPYKRRIHAMMAQHFDLETETDSLAQVVDPASLRVAIQDSTGSDETNLRPLVRSLIKAGYRNVYIAKSSGVPLNVTHIVAQQGDGNSADLIRNTLGFGEVRVESTGNLGSDISIQVGKDWLEQRGLLEEQIQP; this is encoded by the coding sequence GTGACCATTCACAGAAGATCGGCGCAAGGAAACCCCTCTGCCAGACCCTCCAAGCCAAATAGCCGCAGCATCAGAAATCCCAAATCTGGGCGTTGGGTGTGGTTTTGGGTGGGTATGAGCGGTATTGCAATGGTGTCAGCAACCGCAGGGGCGCTGTTGGCAGTTTCTTTAACTAGTACACCTTTAATGCAAGCTAATCTCAGTGCCGAAGAGGCAGCGATTTTTGATAGCGATCGCATTTCTGGAGGCGGACTGCGATTTTCAGAGTTAACTCGTCCCGTCAATATTTTAGTGATGGGGATGAGTGTCTTGCCATCAGATGTGCAAAACGCTCCAGAAGAAACTAAAAATCTTGGATACCTACCCCAGGTAAACTCCTTTGATGGGCTTGCTGATGTGATGCTTTTAATTCGGTTTGATCCTGAGAAGAAAAAATTAGCCATGCTTTCTATCCCCAGAGATACACGTGTAGAAATAGAAGGGCAGGGCATGAAAAAAATTAATTCTACCAATATTCAGGGTGGCCCTGCTTTAACCGCTAAAACAGTCAGCAACCTCTTAGACGGGGTAGGAATAGACCGTTATATCCGAATTAATGTTTTAGGCGTTGCCAAGCTGATTGATGCTTTGGGAGGTGTGACAGTTTACGTTCCCAGAGATATGAAATACCAAGATGATTCTCAGCATTTATACATAAATTTAAAGAAAGGCGAGCAACATTTAAACGGCGAGCAAGCATTGCAACTTTTACGTTTTCGCCATGATGAAAATGGTGATATTGGAAGGATTCAACGGCAACAAATGGTAATTCGAGCGTTGATAGATCAGTCTCTCAACCCCACGACTTTAACTCAATTGCCTAAAGTACTTAACGTAGTCAAAGAACATATAGATACTAACTTGACCGTTGAAGAATTATTAGCACTGGTGGGATTTGGAGCTAGAACAAATCGCTCCAATATGCAGATGTTGATGTTACCCGGTAGATTTAGCGGCAAGGATGAATTTGAAGCCAGCTACTGGATACCATATAAAAGACGCATCCATGCAATGATGGCTCAACATTTTGATCTTGAGACGGAAACAGATTCTCTTGCCCAAGTTGTTGATCCAGCCTCATTGCGAGTAGCAATTCAAGACAGCACCGGCAGTGATGAGACCAACCTCCGACCATTAGTTAGGTCTTTGATCAAAGCAGGTTATCGTAACGTTTATATAGCTAAAAGTTCCGGCGTACCTTTAAATGTAACTCACATTGTTGCCCAACAAGGAGATGGCAACAGTGCTGATTTAATTCGCAATACTCTAGGATTTGGAGAAGTACGAGTAGAAAGCACTGGCAATCTTGGCTCTGATATTAGTATCCAAGTTGGCAAGGATTGGTTAGAACAAAGAGGATTACTTGAGGAGCAAATTCAACCTTAA
- a CDS encoding AI-2E family transporter produces MQTRKFFDWWQTLTPIARIGAIALFAPLLVLNGWAISVIFHYFHSLIVILVGASVLAFLLNYPVSWMERQGARREQVAILVFLLAVSVLLALGLTLFPLALTQAQQLVARLPELIDSGRYQLMMLNEKAENLGLPINLDALAAQINDRVKGQLQAIAGQVLNLAVVTFTSLLDFLLTMVLTFYLLQHGDELWQSLIDWLPAKFREAFSQTVRLSFQNFFITQLILATCMASALIPTFLWLKVPFGLLFGLSIGIMALVPFGGSVGIALTTTLVALQDFWMGVRVLIAAVIVQQILENLIGPRILGSFIGLNPVWVLISVLTGARIGGLLGVIVAVPTAVVIKTALSALRRPSIVSTQNEAEENIASEQVTSNVSEYADESYRKQVTDAAGVRSLEVSTPATPEASPPTA; encoded by the coding sequence ATGCAGACACGCAAATTTTTTGACTGGTGGCAAACACTTACACCAATAGCAAGAATAGGCGCGATCGCCCTGTTCGCTCCACTGCTAGTACTCAATGGCTGGGCGATTTCAGTAATTTTTCATTACTTTCACTCGCTAATTGTCATTTTAGTCGGGGCATCCGTGTTAGCGTTTCTGCTCAACTATCCCGTTAGTTGGATGGAGCGTCAAGGAGCGAGACGAGAGCAAGTTGCCATTTTAGTATTCTTACTGGCTGTATCAGTTTTATTAGCACTAGGTCTTACACTTTTTCCCCTAGCTCTGACGCAGGCTCAACAACTGGTGGCTCGGTTGCCAGAGTTGATAGATTCTGGACGCTATCAGTTGATGATGTTGAATGAAAAAGCAGAAAATCTTGGTTTACCGATTAACCTTGATGCTTTAGCCGCCCAAATTAACGATCGCGTTAAGGGACAATTACAGGCGATCGCCGGACAAGTCTTGAATTTGGCAGTAGTCACTTTCACCAGCTTGTTAGATTTTCTCTTAACAATGGTTTTGACTTTCTATTTGTTGCAGCACGGCGATGAACTTTGGCAAAGTTTAATAGATTGGCTTCCTGCTAAATTCCGCGAGGCATTTTCACAAACAGTACGCCTGAGCTTTCAAAATTTCTTTATTACGCAATTGATTTTAGCCACTTGTATGGCATCAGCCTTAATTCCCACTTTTTTGTGGCTTAAGGTGCCATTTGGTTTGTTATTTGGTCTAAGTATTGGCATTATGGCATTAGTACCCTTTGGCGGTTCCGTGGGTATTGCCTTAACTACAACCTTAGTGGCTTTGCAAGATTTTTGGATGGGAGTCAGAGTTTTAATTGCAGCAGTGATAGTGCAGCAAATATTAGAAAACTTAATCGGGCCGCGAATTTTAGGTAGTTTTATTGGTTTAAACCCTGTTTGGGTGCTAATTTCAGTGTTGACTGGAGCGAGAATAGGCGGACTTTTGGGTGTAATTGTTGCGGTACCCACTGCGGTTGTGATTAAGACGGCTTTAAGCGCCTTACGGCGTCCTTCTATAGTTTCTACTCAAAACGAAGCAGAAGAAAATATTGCTTCGGAACAAGTCACGAGCAATGTTTCTGAATATGCTGACGAATCTTACCGCAAACAGGTGACTGACGCGGCTGGAGTTCGTTCTCTTGAAGTAAGTACACCAGCTACACCAGAAGCGTCTCCTCCAACTGCTTAG
- a CDS encoding serpin family protein: MKQKLSSDWEKFLQRRYAVRLGRRYVMAAASVMLMGVIGCSQVSDSTSVFAQSRPPHSESPMPAKSVLPNTKLTTANTKFGFKLFSRILEQEGDKNVFVSPASIAIALDMTYNGASGSTQQAMAKALELEGLTLSEINSSNAALKALLENSDTQVQLNIANSLWANQDASFKPEFLQRTQEFYQAKVTNVNFQDAGAPGIINNWVNENTRGKINKIVERLEPDQVLFLINAIYFKGKWTNEFDKNQTAQHPFYLTSGKQKQHPMMSQKGKYKYYENEQLQAVSLPYGQNSNISLYVFLPKQNYTLKSLYQNLNADNWEKWMSQFTKREGFIRLPRFKTDYEITLNNALKALGMGEAFSNQADFSNMGKNFAISEVKHKTFVEVNEEGTEAAATTSVGIVATSMPLDEPFRMIVDRPFLCAIRDNQTGSVLFIGSIVDPQIANS; encoded by the coding sequence ATGAAGCAAAAATTGAGTAGTGACTGGGAAAAGTTCCTGCAAAGACGTTACGCTGTACGCTTGGGCAGACGCTACGTTATGGCTGCTGCTAGCGTGATGCTGATGGGCGTAATCGGATGTTCTCAAGTCAGTGATAGTACTAGCGTTTTTGCTCAATCTCGCCCTCCTCACTCAGAATCTCCCATGCCTGCAAAATCTGTCTTACCTAATACTAAACTCACTACTGCTAATACTAAGTTTGGTTTTAAACTTTTTTCAAGAATTCTAGAACAAGAGGGTGACAAGAACGTTTTTGTTTCGCCTGCTAGTATAGCGATCGCTTTAGATATGACATACAACGGTGCTAGTGGCAGCACGCAACAAGCAATGGCCAAAGCACTTGAGTTAGAAGGATTGACATTGTCAGAAATTAATTCTTCTAACGCAGCCTTAAAGGCGCTTCTAGAAAATTCCGATACTCAAGTTCAACTCAATATTGCTAACTCCCTTTGGGCAAATCAAGATGCTAGCTTTAAACCTGAGTTTCTACAAAGAACTCAAGAATTTTATCAAGCTAAAGTAACTAATGTAAATTTTCAAGATGCGGGCGCACCTGGCATTATTAATAACTGGGTTAATGAAAATACTCGCGGTAAAATTAACAAGATAGTTGAAAGATTAGAACCAGACCAGGTACTTTTTTTAATCAATGCTATATATTTTAAGGGTAAATGGACTAATGAATTCGACAAAAACCAGACAGCCCAACACCCTTTTTATTTAACATCCGGCAAGCAGAAACAACACCCGATGATGTCACAAAAGGGTAAATATAAATATTACGAAAATGAACAATTGCAGGCAGTTAGCTTGCCCTATGGACAGAATAGTAACATTAGCTTATATGTTTTCCTGCCAAAACAAAATTATACCCTTAAATCTTTATATCAAAACTTGAATGCTGATAACTGGGAAAAATGGATGTCTCAGTTTACCAAGCGGGAAGGTTTTATTCGTTTACCCCGCTTCAAAACAGATTATGAAATCACACTCAATAATGCCCTTAAAGCCTTAGGTATGGGAGAGGCTTTTAGCAATCAAGCAGATTTTTCTAATATGGGGAAAAATTTCGCTATCAGTGAAGTTAAACATAAAACTTTTGTGGAAGTCAATGAAGAAGGTACAGAAGCTGCTGCCACCACTTCTGTAGGAATAGTAGCAACCTCCATGCCTTTAGATGAACCGTTCCGGATGATTGTTGACCGTCCTTTTTTGTGTGCAATTCGCGACAATCAAACAGGAAGTGTTTTATTTATTGGTTCAATAGTAGATCCGCAAATAGCTAATAGCTAA